The following are from one region of the Sorghum bicolor cultivar BTx623 chromosome 2, Sorghum_bicolor_NCBIv3, whole genome shotgun sequence genome:
- the LOC110433123 gene encoding uncharacterized protein LOC110433123, with product MAPATVVLTMLLLVALVFAGHVKSEHLGLGGSEEQELPPPPVAGGAFPNSQCAETRLYRGPCVEMLCAAACLVQMRHGGHCSGNLIKGHCYCFSCS from the exons ATGGCTCCAGCGACTGTCGTGCTCACGATGCTTCTGCTGGTCGCTCTTGTCTTTGCAG GTCACGTGAAAAGCGAGCATCTGGGCCTGGGCGGAAGCGAAGAGCAGGAACTGCCTCCTCCCcccgtcgccggcggcgcgtTCCCCAATAGCCAATGCGCCGAGACGCGTCTCTACAGGGGGCCGTGCGTGGAGATGCTCTGCGCGGCCGCTTGCCTGGTGCAGATGCGCCATGGCGGACACTGCAGCGGAAACCTCATCAAGGGCCACTGCTACTGCTTCTCGTGCTCCTAG